A stretch of Cicer arietinum cultivar CDC Frontier isolate Library 1 chromosome 5, Cicar.CDCFrontier_v2.0, whole genome shotgun sequence DNA encodes these proteins:
- the LOC101499903 gene encoding uncharacterized protein isoform X2, translating to MAAQALTLSSSSTTLKFSFPHSKLKQRRFSSFSLRNPRFQPIICTASNVQPKKHSSSSSNRNTNKNKNLNNNNNSKKKNNNKTNAEFCDSISTSNSSLPHIPTPLPKPPAGFVVDDTGKLLSSSKDRLATLVDPANNLPLECVIRRLFTSSRGDECMLLCPLDMPVQILQSTGVGWSEVSYEELESMLPAASFALAKLRMHLVYSGYCYTARGGFCYSEEDIFEFHADGNDGDMATEGVEITHFNLEGAHYMIYTPSDPLLFVAAKDRSGMLQIADDELLEDPAVISAIDEETEFNALVEEEAALFDSLLGIR from the exons atggcGGCACAGGCTCTAACCTTGAGTTCCTCCTCCACGACACTTAAATTCTCATTTCCTCATTCGAAGCTCAAGCAACGACGCTTCTCATCGTTCTCACTTCGAAACCCTAGATTCCAACCAATTATCTGCACTGCCTCCAATGTCCAACCAAAGAAGCATTCCTCTTCTTCATCCAATAGaaacacaaacaaaaacaaaaacctaaacaacaacaacaatagcaAGAAGAAGAATAACAACAAAACCAATGCTGAATTTTGTGATTCCATTTCCACTTCCAATTCTTCTTTGCCTCACATTCCAACGCCACTTCCCAAGCCACCGGCTGGTTTCGTCGTGGACGACACCGGCAAACTTCTTTCGTCTTCCAAGGACCGTCTTGCCACACTT GTTGATCCTGCCAACAACCTTCCTTTGGAGTGTGTGATAAGGAGACTGTTCACGAGTTCTCGAGGAGATGAATGTATGTTGCTGTGTCCACTTGACAT GCCTGTCCAAATATTACAGAGCACAGGTGTTGGATGGTCAGAA GTCAGTTACGAGGAACTTGAATCTATGCTGCCTGCTGCTTCTTTTGCACTTGCCAAATTACGCATGCATCTGGTTTATAGTGG ATACTGTTATACAGCTCGCGGTGGTTTTTGTTACTCAGAAGAAGACATATTTGAATTTCATGCAG ATGGTAATGACGGTGACATGGCAACTGAGGGTGTTGAAATCACACACTTCAATCTG GAAGGAGCGCACTACATGATATATACACCATCTGATCCACTTCTTTTTGTTGCTGCGAAG GACCGAAGtggaatgctacaaattgctgATGAT GAACTGCTCGAGGATCCGGCTGTCATTAGCGCCATAGATGAAGAGACTGAATTTAACGCCTTGGTG GAGGAAGAAGCTGCACTCTTTGACTCACTGTTGGGTATAAGATGA
- the LOC101499903 gene encoding uncharacterized protein isoform X1: protein MAAQALTLSSSSTTLKFSFPHSKLKQRRFSSFSLRNPRFQPIICTASNVQPKKHSSSSSNRNTNKNKNLNNNNNSKKKNNNKTNAEFCDSISTSNSSLPHIPTPLPKPPAGFVVDDTGKLLSSSKDRLATLVDPANNLPLECVIRRLFTSSRGDECMLLCPLDMPVQILQSTGVGWSEVSYEELESMLPAASFALAKLRMHLVYSGYCYTARGGFCYSEEDIFEFHADGNDGDMATEGVEITHFNLEGAHYMIYTPSDPLLFVAAKDRSGMLQIADDELLEDPAVISAIDEETEFNALVFLLSYSQEEEAALFDSLLGIR, encoded by the exons atggcGGCACAGGCTCTAACCTTGAGTTCCTCCTCCACGACACTTAAATTCTCATTTCCTCATTCGAAGCTCAAGCAACGACGCTTCTCATCGTTCTCACTTCGAAACCCTAGATTCCAACCAATTATCTGCACTGCCTCCAATGTCCAACCAAAGAAGCATTCCTCTTCTTCATCCAATAGaaacacaaacaaaaacaaaaacctaaacaacaacaacaatagcaAGAAGAAGAATAACAACAAAACCAATGCTGAATTTTGTGATTCCATTTCCACTTCCAATTCTTCTTTGCCTCACATTCCAACGCCACTTCCCAAGCCACCGGCTGGTTTCGTCGTGGACGACACCGGCAAACTTCTTTCGTCTTCCAAGGACCGTCTTGCCACACTT GTTGATCCTGCCAACAACCTTCCTTTGGAGTGTGTGATAAGGAGACTGTTCACGAGTTCTCGAGGAGATGAATGTATGTTGCTGTGTCCACTTGACAT GCCTGTCCAAATATTACAGAGCACAGGTGTTGGATGGTCAGAA GTCAGTTACGAGGAACTTGAATCTATGCTGCCTGCTGCTTCTTTTGCACTTGCCAAATTACGCATGCATCTGGTTTATAGTGG ATACTGTTATACAGCTCGCGGTGGTTTTTGTTACTCAGAAGAAGACATATTTGAATTTCATGCAG ATGGTAATGACGGTGACATGGCAACTGAGGGTGTTGAAATCACACACTTCAATCTG GAAGGAGCGCACTACATGATATATACACCATCTGATCCACTTCTTTTTGTTGCTGCGAAG GACCGAAGtggaatgctacaaattgctgATGAT GAACTGCTCGAGGATCCGGCTGTCATTAGCGCCATAGATGAAGAGACTGAATTTAACGCCTTGGTG TTTCTGTTGTCTTACTCGCAGGAGGAAGAAGCTGCACTCTTTGACTCACTGTTGGGTATAAGATGA